The genomic DNA TATAGCCTCGTAATTTAATTAACTCGTTACGGCGATCGCTTAATTTACCCTTTTTGTATTTTAAGATTTTTTCTAACCCAAATAAATTAATTGTGGCAGGATGGGGAAATACTTCGATTTGGTATCTGCCTAACTGCTGTGGCTCAATAGTTGGTGCGTGTTGAAAGTTTTTAGCTAGTAAACTTTGACTAAAACCAGTAGTGCGCAGGGCAAATTTAAGATTTAGATTAGCGGGATAGCAGCCTGCATGATAGCGACCAAAATATTTATGGGTTAACTTATCAGCTAATCTCATTCCTGTATGATTATTGATGATTGTCGGCGCATCAATAGCAATTAAAGCTGGTATTTCCCCCAATGCCTGGTAATCAATCCAGTGCAAAATATCCTCAATGTTTAAAATTGTGGTGAGATCGAGAATTTCTAAAGTGTTATGTTGCCATTCTAGACAGCATAACCCGCTTGCACCAGATGACCAGCCAAAATCAACCCCAATAAATTTCATCTATAGCCGTACAAAGTTAGATTAGGACATTAATAGTAATCGGCTCGAAGGTAGTAGTTAGTAGGTAGTAGGTAGTAGGTAGTCCTAAAGGACGACGCGTAGCTAGTACCATATCCGAAGGTGTATCCGTGATAGACAAGGGTATAACATGCTTTAGCATAAGCTTCGTGACCGTAGGGCGACGCGTAGCTAGTCCTAAAGGATAAGCTTCGCAAATACTTTAGTAAATCCTTTAGGGCAAATAGACTTTAGTTAAAAAACGCCCTAAAGTTTAGTATTGCTATAGCACTTTTTTATTCTGGGAAAACCGTTAGCTTATAGCTTTTTGATAACTTTAAACGGAAGTAGATTGCTTGTTAGGTGATAACTTAATTCCCAGACTTTGAAAGTAAGCTATTCCAACGGCTAATAAGAAAGAAAAATAGGCAACAATTTGCCCTAGATATAGAGTCTGTCGGTAGCCAAATAAAGCTTTAAAAATAATTCCAGGAAACTTTTGATCGGGTAGTATGTTTGAGCCATCCCATACCTGAGCGCCCAAAATGCAAGAATCATTAACACCTAAACACCAGTTATGAGCCGATAGCTGAGAGATTAACCCTAATGCAGCATCAAAGTGCTTAAGCGCACCCATGACCAAACCACCAACAATTAATAGTAAAAATACTCCCATCACCTGAAAGAATAAGCGAATATTAATTCTTACTCCCAAGGAAAATAGAGCAATTCCCATTAACGCAGCTACGGTTAAACCAGCGATC from Pleurocapsa minor HA4230-MV1 includes the following:
- a CDS encoding DUF429 domain-containing protein — encoded protein: MKFIGVDFGWSSGASGLCCLEWQHNTLEILDLTTILNIEDILHWIDYQALGEIPALIAIDAPTIINNHTGMRLADKLTHKYFGRYHAGCYPANLNLKFALRTTGFSQSLLAKNFQHAPTIEPQQLGRYQIEVFPHPATINLFGLEKILKYKKGKLSDRRNELIKLRGYITNILPKLEPALSLSSLNYLPAIATKQTGKELKAIEDRLDSLLCAYVAAHWWYWGEAKNIVLGNIDTGFIVIPHPSIAEQP